The Aedes albopictus strain Foshan chromosome 2, AalbF5, whole genome shotgun sequence region TCATCGGAAGGACGTCTGTCCTCAGCGTAAGATTCGGACCAAGCAGGATAAGAAAAGGCAAGTTAACGAGGAATCCTGTTCATACGCTGACGTCGTATCTGGAAAAGAAAGTGTACCGGAAGTAATTAAGGATACCTAAACTTGTGAAGATGACCTGATTGAAGTTTTGGAGGAAGACGACGGAGAATATATTGATCTGCCGGAAATATCGGATGCGGAACGAACGCAGGAGCGCAATTGTGGAACTGATTCCGAAAAGGAGCAAAGACGAAGACAAGGCATCAAGGAATTGAAACAGGTGGCCAAAGCCATCCAGGAAGCGATGTTCAACCCCCAAGCTAATCAACGTCGGGCCCAATTCGCGGCTTCAGGTTCTGGTGCTGGTTCCAGTTCCGGTTCCGGACCGAGAGTGAAGGTCCCTAGAAGAACGCGTTATTGATGTTTTCAATATAGTTTTTAAAATAACAAATTGTATTGCAAGATTCTCGGCTCTGTAGAGTTTTATTTAAAACAAGCGAGCAAATAAAATAAACAAACTAGAAAAAAAAGCTGATGACCGTTTTTAgtgcagaatcatgccctgagttcgaaaactccaaggaaaaaatttacagtagagcggaaattttttcgtctTTCCACACAAGGTTGATgacttgaaatcgatttttgttctatttttaagcaaagtcgctcacttcacacatcacattctccgtaatcaatgctccgattgagcagaattttttactgtaactcacccacatataatatgtcaaataaacgttgagaaagaatttttaaattgtttttttttcttattgaaaaaaaatacgtttcttcataattttttggaaattttgataaaatttaaggagattgcccccaaaactcgccaatatcttgattttcatcaatctgacgcaaaacctgcattcagatgattgaatggtgttatattcagcttttaatttatagaaaaagattcaaaattggttgaacaaaacgcaagatatttgaattttatgaaattccatattttaaaaagttgtaaaactcgattttgagttaaaacttaaattttttgaagcacggtttcgaaattgtgcttcaaaaattttggtcgttgacagaagttcacgactatcgttttattttgtaaactagtgtaatacttATCTAAAGTTTAAGTTTCTTTCTATAATGTCTCACTAGGATTCTCCAGACATTAGCATTGTTTTCAAATTTCTAAGAATTACCCTCATGTTGCGATACGTGATATGCTTATGGGCGCGACTCGCATTAACGGgttaaaacataactttattaaATAAAACAATTTACTATGTAAAACGTGTATGCACGCGAGCCGGCGATCGCAATTATATGATGACGGTCAACGAAGAACGATGCACACCGAAACTCGATGACATCTGTCACAAGCTGACGGCTGTCAGCGGAAGAGCCCCGAAGGATGTTTCGGCTGCGTTCGTAGTGGGATAGGGTGGTCCTCCCAACACCTCCCCCTGTTAATAAAGGCTGTACGGCTCGTACCTCACAGGCAGCCTTCGGACTCTTGAAGACTGGCGAGTAGGAATCGATTGTTGCTGTAGATTGGTTTGGGGAGTTCGTTGACGACGTTGTGGAACTGGCTGCAGGTCCTCGAGTAGCGCAGCTGGCAAAGGAGATACTGGCTGACTACTTTCTACTTCCGGTTCAGGTATGGTGTTGCGTAGGCCCCAGCTGTCCAGGAGAATCGCTAGCGGAACTTGAGCGTGTATCGGTGTACTGCTGAGTTGGGTGTTGTCTTCGGACTCGTAACGTTTCCGCATTTGGTTACAGTGGGACCGAACTAGGTTTTGCTTCGATGGTAGCCAAATGTTGTACATCACACTACCGATACGTTCGATCACTTTTCCAGGTGTCCAGGTCCAAGTGTTTGCAGAGTAGGCTTTGGTCCAAACGAGATCTTGGGGATGGTATTCTCGAGCTTTTGTTCCGTGTTTCCGGTTGAACTGCTTGGCTTGGTCCTTGGATGGTTCATTGTACGGTGTCGGtggccgaaggagttccagggatGTCCGAATCGGCCTTCCGTACATTAGCTCCCCAGGCGACTTTCCATCTGGAGCGCTTCGACACGGTGTTGATCTATAGCACAGCAGAAAACTATCGATGGCTTCGTCGAGGGTTTCCCCCCCTGCGGTGATTTTCTTGAGGGTTCGCTTGAATGTATCCACGAACCGCTCCGCAAGTCCGTTGGACTGCGGATGATATGGAGCAGTTTTCAGGTGGACGATCCCGTTTGCTGAGCAGTATGCTTCGAATTTGTCACTGGTTAGTTGAGTTCCGTTGTCGGTAACCAATGTTTCCGGTTGCCCGTATCTTGCGAAGATGCCACGGAGTATTCGCAAGGTTGTCGCTGTAGTAATGTTGTTCGTTCGAACTACTTCTGGCCACTTTGTGAACGAATCGACCAGGATGAGAAAATAGCTCCCATCTAGTGGACCGGCGAAATCCAAGTGCAGGCGCTGCCACGGCTTCGCTGGTTTGGGCCAGGACTCCAGATTCGTTTTCCGGTCTGTCTTGGCTACACTGGCGCACTCGTTGCAGGAACGGACTAGTCGGGACACATCATCGTCGATATTTGGCCAATAAACATACTGACGAGCTATGGAGCGCATACGCTCCACACCAGGGTGCCCCTTGTGCAGCTGCTGCAGCACTTTCTTCCGACAGGTTGACGGAATGACCAACCTTTCACCATACATGAGGCATCCAGCAACGATGGAGAGATGTTCACGACGAAGATAGAACTGTTGGGTTGCGGGGTCGCTGATAGTTCCTTTGTTCGACGGCCAACCTTCattgacgaaacgaatggttcgcaGTAAGCAGTCGTCACTTTTAGTTGCCCCCTGGATGACCTTGAACGAGAGCGGGAAAGCTTGTAACGAGTCGTTGATGGTTGTTCGTATGCTGTGTTCCAGCTCTAGGGAGGCGATGACATATTCTTCTTCGGGACGCACGTGACTGTTGATTAGCCTTGATAATACGTCCGCATGCCCGAAGCTGTCGGTGGAGATGTAGCAGATTTCGAAGTCGTAGAGTAGAAGTGTCAGGGCCCACCTTTGAAGCCTGTTTGCAGTGTAGGTGGGAATGCCCTTTTTAGAGCCAAAAATCTGCAACAACGGTTTGTGATCGGTTTCTAGAGTGAATTTTCTACCGAACAACATCCGGTGGAACCGAGTCACGGCAAACACAAGGGCCAGGCCTTCTTTTTCCACTTGGCTGTAATTTGTTTCCGCTGCAGTCAAGCTTCGAGACACGTGGTAGATGGCTTTCACCGATCCGTCGGGGAACTTATGTGCAATGCGGGCTCCCAGCCCGACCGATGACGCATCCGCTGACACAACGATGTCCATTGATGGGTTGTAGTGTGTGAGCAGCAGCGGTGAttgaagaatttctcgaaaacGATCGAATGACTTCTGACAGGCGGATGACCAGTTGAACTTGTTTTCCGCCTTTAGCAGCTCGTCCATCGGCTGCCGAAGAGTGCGCATCTCCTTCACATACTTCCCATAGTAATTTATGGCACCCAGATACGACCGAAGAGTGGGTACGTCGTGCGGGGGTGGCATGTTGACAATGGCCGCCACCTTATCCGGGTCTGGCCTGATACCGTCTCCGTCCAGTATTTGACCCAGGTACTTCACTTGACGCATGCTGAAGCTACATTTTTCGATGCGCACCGTGAAGCCGAATTCCTGCAAGCGAGCGAGAACTTTCTGCAGATTTCGTTGATGCTCGGCCTTCGTACGACCTCCGACCAGAACGTCATCCAAATAACCAACGGTGAACGTGAGACCAGCGAGCATGGTGTCCATTATCTGCTGGAAGGCCCCCGGAGCAGATTTTACGCCGGGCGATAACCTGGTGAACTGGTATAGGCCTTTGTGGGTGTTAATGGTGAGGAGCTGCTGGCTTGCTTCGTCGACAGGAACCTGAAGGTATGCGTCCGATAAATCAATGTGGCTGAAATATCGACAATTTGCCATCTTCGTAAAGATATCCTCGGGCAACGGCAGAGGATAACAGTTCGGTTCTAACGCGGAATTCAGGCCTGTTGAGAAATCCGCACATATTCGAACCGTCCCGTTCGGCTTTCGGACGGCAACGATCGGGGCCGCCCAATCGGAAAAGTTGACCTTCTTCAGGATATCGAGGCTCTCCAACCGTCGAAGTTCTTCCTCCACAGCGCTCTCCATGCTGTAAGCTACCGGTCGTTTGGGTCGAAACACCGGTTTTGGATTGTTCTTCAGCACCAACTGAACTGGAGTTTTGTTGTATAAGCCCAACTTCGTGGTGAAAACGTTCGGAAATTGGGCACGGAGGTCAGCGACTTCTTGGGTTTCCTCGGTGGTCACTTGATTGCAGAACGACGTGATGGACTGGTTCCACAATCCAAACATATCCATGAGATCAATCCCTAAAATGTCTAGATGGACGTTAGGAGCGGCGACGTAACACTTACCCTCCTTCGTGACGTTGTTCAGGGTAATGCTACAGTGCAACTCCGAGACCAGATCCAGAGGCTCTCCAGACGCTGTTCTTGCTTGACATGATGCTGTTTGCACTTTTGGTCGACCGAGCTTGATCCACGAACGGTGCGAAATGATCGACACATCCGATCCCGTGTCCAGTTGCAGCCGGAGAGGAACACCATTGAGCTTGACGTCGATGAACTTCCGGCCTTGACTGATGTTCTGCACTGTCACTGTTTTCGTTGACTggtttcgcttcttcttcttgttcttcggTGCTGGCTTCTTTGAACTTGACGCGCCAGACGATGACTTCGAAGAGAAACAGGAGCAGTACCCCTCTTTGTGACCCTGCTTCCCGCAATCACGGCACTTGTGGTCGCGAAATCGGCAATCCTTGTTGAAATGCATCCCGCCGCAGGACCAGCAGGGTGTTCTTGGTTGATCTCGAGAAGGACTGTTGCTGCTCGACCGATAGGGTTTGTTCCGCTTGTTGTGTGCCACAAAATTCACTGATGACGGGTTCTCCACAAGCACGGTGTCCTGTTTGAGGTTCACCAGGCTGTTGCACTGTTCAACCACTTGTTGGAGTGTGAGATCTTCAGCTTCATTGAGCTTGTTGATGAGGCGCATTCTGATCTCCGCGTCTTGCTTCGACTTGAGTCCACACACAAACGTCAAACACTTGAACTGTTCTTCGGTCAGCTCAGACAGCTTAAAATCAACGCACGACTTGTTCACTTTGCAGGAATACGCGAGGTAGTCTTCACTGTCCTCCTTGGTTGTTTGGAGACAGTTATAGCGCCGCCGAAAGATGGAAATGGTTGCACCAAAAAGCGCCTTCAGCTTTTCCACAGTCTCGGCGAAGGTGAATTCCCGAGCAGTTTTGGGCAGAATAAAGCTGTTATAACGCTCGTGATCCGGCGGGCTGAGCTTGCGCAGGAGTAGACGCACTTTCGCGGCATCATCCAGCTTGGAAGCGTCACGGTCAAACAGATCACTGTAGCGGGAGAACCAGGCATCGAAGGTATTACCGCTTTCTTTGTTGTACACGAATTCCACCATGTTACTGGAAAGCGAATCGAGTACCACTTCATCGCGGGACAAACTTTTGATGGCGGATTGGGTGGCTGCCAGTTGCTGCGACATTTGCCCCATGAGTGCTTGCTGATTACGGAGGATCTGCACAATGGTGTCGGTGATATTGCCCGACTGTTGTTGACCTCCCGAACCTGGTGCACTACCGCCATTGTTTGTCGCCATCGCACAATTTTCTCCTACTACCGATCCACGAAGAACGCCTTTTCTCGGGATGAACGCGCGATTTTTAGCACGATTTTACTACCGCCTCGTCGCCACTGTTGCGATACGTGATATGCTTATGGGCGCGACTCGCATTAACGGgttaaaacataactttattaaATAAAACAATTTACTATGTAAAACGTGTATGCACGCGAGCCGGCGATCGCAATTATATGATGACGGTCAACGAAGAACGATGCACACCGAAACTCGATGACATCTGTCACAAGCTGACGGCTGTCAGCGGAAGAGCCCCGAAGGATGTTTCGGCTGCGTTCGTAGTGGGATAGGGTGGTCCTCCCAACACCTCACAATGTCCTACTCAAATTCATCCCTGTCTAAGAGTGATGGGATTGACGATGGCTTATCAAGCGTCGTCATATAGAGAAAATTTGTATTAATAGTTTGTAATTCATTCGTTAGCAAGCTTTTGCAAGTTTGAGTCTTATATAATTCTTGATAGAATAGATTAATTATAGTaattaaaattattgaaatagtAAATGGAATAGTGCTTAAAAACAACTCTGATTAGAGTTAGCGCATATAGTTATTAAATTAAACTAAAATCGAATCCTAGTAATCATACCGTTGCCTATTGCATTATATACATACGCTTGATTTGCCGTGCCTCCAGCATACGTTTAGTCGctgtcgcatgatctaacaacagttgtctACGCGCAGTGCTGGGGGAGCCGACAGGGCCCACTACCAGCCTATACTAACCCTCTAATTACTAACAAGGCTGGGaagctaacaatcactcattgcaCTGTTTAATTTAATCAGTGGCAGTCACAATTTTAGCGGATGTGATCTGCTGTAGTTAATCATAAGTAGGTGTTATAGTAAGTACCAGTAGTAGTAGAAGTAGTAGTACATAGTAGTTAATACTAACAAGTAGATTTGTGCTACTCTATTTCATTTCCCTGAAACTATTTTTATTTTAACTAAGCATATATTTTAACTAAGCATAAACTCAGGAGTGGATAGCATGACGACATTGATTGGAGAAGGGTCCAATTTTATTATGGAATGCAAGAGTGAGTGTGGGAGGTATAACTGCATTACACATACCGTGACATcacctagggtaattgttcccatcgttgcggtagtacctattgttgcggtaatggcaattgagcactttttcgactgaaatgttaccaaaaggtatttttaatagatgtatggtgcttaaattatgagattgcaccatttgtttgcttaagatttgcccaaaaacctattttaaaaaaatattttcataaatgtgtttgctgctgtgttcctattgttgcggtagtgttcctaatgttgcggtatcccatatgatttcaatgggataccgcaacaataggaacaaaataccgcaacattaggaacacataccgcaacattaggaacacaatgatctttcagataaaaacgaataaaatgctcataacaacatcaaagtggcaatatttcgttattttcccgtagattaaggatggattttattattttcagttcaatccatgtaaaaagtttgcttggggcgatacaattgtggtttaaacatgaacccagcgcttaactcctccatgatcggatcaattaccctaattCCGGCACTTTTTTTCGGTTCCTAGTTCCGTTCACGCCATCCAAAGAAATGGGGTGAGCGGAATTGGGAGCCGAGGGGGAGTGATTGGGGTTGGTTGATGTCACGGTATATATCTTAGACAGGGCAGGGTGATAACAAATTCGCGTTAGAGAATTAATAATTTAGATGTTGAATGCTATTCTCTCAAGAGGCTTGTTGGTGAAGGTAAAAAAACTAATAAAAGTAGATTCCAAAACACTTTTTAATCTTTGCTACTTTGTTGTACCTATATGAATAACCTTATTCGCTAGTTGTTGACCAACAACGGTAAACTTATCTTTATAAATGTTACAAAAAAAACACAGAGATCCAGAAGTTATCACACATAATCTGCATGAATAATCTCTAATATTGCATTCTTAACTCTCTTTCTTCCCTTTCTGATCATGGTACGCCGAGGATCTAACCGGATAAGCGGAGAATTATCTTCGAAAACGGACGACATAGGTTGAGTATAAAACAATAAGCACTCTTCAAGTGGGTAAGTCAAACAACACAAAACAGCACGAAAAGGTTTCTGGGGGTGATAGATCGATTAGGTGCTCAGCGCTGTCTGCAAAGCAAAGATGACCGTACACATCGTGGTTGCtgctccgtgattgaccggagTAGTCGTAATCGGGGTTTGCTACCAGTGAATAAGAGGCTTGTGACATTTGAAAGTCGATAACGGCGTCCTTGTGGTCGGCGGTAGGGGAAGAGAGTGTTGGTTCGGCAACCATTGCTACTGGAAGCCGTGGAGTCTACGGCGTACCCACAGCTGTCTCGCGGGGATATACGGGAAATACGCGTCGCGATCTCTATTACAATAGCGATTTGTTTTGTCCCGCGCATCTTGTGTAGTGGTTCCGCGCGTTATAGAGGCGAACGCGATCGATAATGCTGTACGATAGTTACCCCATATAGAAGCGATGCATGTACAcgtacagcaaagaacaacacgataataaactaaacacccgcgcatctattgtctgTTTTTTTCCGCGCGAGGCAATGGCGAACGCGATTGATTATGCTACGATGCTCACCAAATACAGAAGCGATACAggtacagcagggagcaacacaatacaatacaatacagtacACAAATTGATAGTGAAACACAATATGTACTTTCGATTAGCTTCTCAGCGCGGTTCGACATACAAAAACACATAGTGAAACGGCAACaatgggaaacttttattaaaactatttttgttcaacgcaggccaaaacagtgtcgacttgggccacgatatgcctacgtacttctgtgtgttgaaacaaaaatagaggctcatagaagcaaacgtagggaaagggtgcggtgttagaacataagcacagtgtgctaccgccgtaatcactatgaaaaaaaaaaaaaaaaaaaacaatgtcctactcaaattcatgctcattatttttagaattcctcGAAATACATATTTTGTATCGGGTACTGTAtataaaaacttcagaaattcttcccgttTCATTCCGgtcttttcaatgattttgaagagaTAGCTCcatggttatttttttttaatttttccaatattttctttgatagaaatttcttaacaaatctttTGGTATATTCTCCTGAATGACGGGCTCTGgcagatttttccaagaacacTCTGTAGATTGCGGCAACGATTTTACTAAAACTTATTTAAGGAACATtgctaaaaaaacatgaaatagagTTGTGGCAAAACGTCTTCAAATTGCAGAAAGCTTAGAACATTTTAGATGAACAGCGTTAATTTACGAATCAACAGTTTAGCTCCCACCTCAATTAGTCCATTTCAGTTGAAAGTGCCTTTTCTTTATACACCATTGTAGattgttcaaattttatgtttaataTATACGCAATGTAGAAAAAATAAACTTTACTTCCACACTCTCGTGGATTTGACGCGAATTTCATTTcacaatcgcgcggatttggcgcggattcaaattttgctcgcgcggatttggcgcggatttttttccacgcttctcgtaacaaccctgtgtATGTATCGTTAAGTTCATGTTTGCACTTCTTAGCTTCTCCAGGTAATCGATAGACCATTTTGGATATCCGTCATTCCTTAAGGGTCCGGTTTCACAATTTGTCCAACACATGTTTCTAAATTAAAATAGAAAATGAGAATAACATTGATACTTGGTAAAATATAATTAATTATACTACGTTACTCGCCCTACCATCTCTTCTTATAATATTGTCAGATGATCATTCTTACCTCATTGCAATTGACATTACCTCAGTAACTTCGCTAAACGAATAGTTTTCGCCATTTGATACTCAACTTTTTTTCTTCACAATTGTCCAAGGTAACTTTCTCCGCTTGTACCTTATTGCTTCATGGTTTTGCAAGGAAGATAATAACGAATGTTCTGTCCAATGGTCAATCTGTAAAGATAAAGCTTCTTTTCAACTTTCAATAACGATTTTGTACATATTATTTACATGTCCCTTTACCATGGACTCAACTGAAGTCAAATAAACTTTCTTCGTCTCATGGTTCAcgggactgccaaatggactaagACAAGTCTCCTTCATTTGGTCTTATCTAATGCAGACTGAAACAATATGTTTCCTTTGCGTGTCTCTTTACCCTCGAATAGATGGACTAAAGTCGTACTTTCTACATCTATCTTGCGGTAGACTAgactgccaaatggactaagACTACATAGCCTTCTACATTTGGTCTTTCCGTTTTGCAGACTGAAACATTTTGTTTCCTTTGCTTGTCCCTTTACCCTCGAATAGATGGGCTGAAGTCGGCCTTCCTACATCTATCTCgtaaataatttcaagttaagtcaaaagtttttcaaagctcattatataagtcataaatggtcaaaatttcattgcattcagttcattgaatccggagatataacagctcaaagttggctatcggataaatatacctttttctagaatctttataacttcgtgcagaatagcccgatcttttccaaattttgtccactgatacacaactaattgatccacttacagtcaaaatttgagaatatttgatgcacttttcaaaaagttacagctatttgaatatttttttagaagggaaaattttgcctgtcccgatcattttgtctatcccctgtacatcccCGCCGCTTCATTTGAGGTTTCTAAAAGCCCttgggaatttccaagggaattgctTTGTTGCTTGTTCGTCCGTGATATTATGAATtcgattgaaaatcaaaaaactttttttgagaaaaatatttttgctaatttagagttgtttacaacatacatcggaagtgacgtatatgatagtgcatcattgaacgcacccAGCGCAccccacccggtactgaaaaaaagtgtcgctagtcgaaaagcgtcgctagtcaaaacgtcgctattcggtttggtgctggcgccataatatttGTACTGGAGATCGTCAGTGGGCTAAAAACACAAATCTGCAGTCAACATAGTTATTATAGAAAtagaataaaaacaatttttcttACCTATTTCCTCTGCGATTGTAATTTACGATCCGAATGCAAAAGCCTTCACTTCCGAAACAAATATGGCCGATTGATTTGCTCAGTCAAAAGTGTAGAAAGTAGCTTGTAGAGGTGTGTCTTCAGTGGTGGTTAAAACTAGAATACATTTATTTCTGACAATCTTAAACTCTATAACATTCATGGCATACTACGACTTCACTTTTGTTCAGTCTCCCAACACTCCTCCTGAAGTCATAGTGATTCCCAGCAACTTCGGAAATATTCCAACTTCGGTTTCTGCAATGTCTTCGTTAGTCCGTCTGCTATTTATCTGCTCATCCGTACTCACGTAGGCCAGGTTGACAACTCCACGATCGAGGGCTTCTCTGATGTAGTGATGTCGAATGTCGATATGTTTTGTGCGGGGATTGTACCCGCCATTCTTCGCTATCGCTATGCAGCTTTGGTTGTCGCAGTTTATCTGGATTGCCTGCGTTTCTATTGAGATTGAAGTTAATTGTAGTAACCTACGACTGTCTATTATAGTGACACTCACCCTAGCAACGATTGTTTAATAGACCAAACAGTTGAATAAAACTTTTCATTCGTTCTTCAGACTACAGCCAATCCATACGTCTTTTATTAACTCTCTCAagtggttatgggcccaggacgtTGGCCATAGCTGAAGAATAGTAAGGCAAAGAAGTGAATATTTCTGGCGTGTGCAAGATGGTTCTTCCAAGGGAGGATTCAAGCTCTCAAGGCGGTAGGAGTACTGGTGGCGGATCGAGAGGAATCGGCATAGGAGATGGCGCAACAACAAGTGGAGTTGGTGTGCGGCCAGCGGCGCCGGTGCGGTCGTTCGGAAACGCAGTTAGTCTACCGGCCATGGAGAAATTGAAAGGACGTCAGAATTATGCCTCCTGGTCCTTTGCGATGAAAATGATCCTCATACGCGAGGGAACGTGGCGAGCAGTGAAACCTGCTGAAAACCAGGAAGTGGATCCAGAGATGTGCGAGCGCGCGTTGGCAACCATTTGTTTGTCCTTGGAGAAGCAGAACTACAGTTTGGTCAAGACGGCGAAAACATCCAAAGAAGCTTGGGATAAGCTGCAACAAGCGTTTCAAGATAACGGGCTCATCAGAAGGTTTGGACTCCTGGACAAGTTGACATCCATCAAACTTGAAGAATCCGAAACGGTGGAAGATTACGTGGATCAGCTCGTGACGACGGCGAACGATTTGAGTGAAATAGGATTCGAAGTCAATGATCAGTGGCTTGCTTCCTTGCTGCTCAAAGGACTTCCGGAATATTATAATCCGATGATTATGGGGCTGCAGGCATCCGGCATCAATCTCACAGCTGACGTGGTGAAAACAAAAAAGCAGTAAAACGTATAATGAGGT contains the following coding sequences:
- the LOC115255902 gene encoding uncharacterized protein K02A2.6-like, whose translation is MATNNGGSAPGSGGQQQSGNITDTIVQILRNQQALMGQMSQQLAATQSAIKSLSRDEVVLDSLSSNMVEFVYNKESGNTFDAWFSRYSDLFDRDASKLDDAAKVRLLLRKLSPPDHERYNSFILPKTAREFTFAETVEKLKALFGATISIFRRRYNCLQTTKEDSEDYLAYSCKVNKSCVDFKLSELTEEQFKCLTFVCGLKSKQDAEIRMRLINKLNEAEDLTLQQVVEQCNSLVNLKQDTVLVENPSSVNFVAHNKRNKPYRSSSNSPSRDQPRTPCWSCGGMHFNKDCRFRDHKCRDCGKQGHKEGYCSCFSSKSSSGASSSKKPAPKNKKKKRNQSTKTVTVQNISQGRKFIDVKLNGVPLRLQLDTGSDVSIISHRSWIKLGRPKVQTASCQARTASGEPLDLVSELHCSITLNNVTKEGKCYVAAPNVHLDILGIDLMDMFGLWNQSITSFCNQVTTEETQEVADLRAQFPNVFTTKLGLYNKTPVQLVLKNNPKPVFRPKRPVAYSMESAVEEELRRLESLDILKKVNFSDWAAPIVAVRKPNGTVRICADFSTGLNSALEPNCYPLPLPEDIFTKMANCRYFSHIDLSDAYLQVPVDEASQQLLTINTHKGLYQFTRLSPGVKSAPGAFQQIMDTMLAGLTFTVGYLDDVLVGGRTKAEHQRNLQKVLARLQEFGFTVRIEKCSFSMRQVKYLGQILDGDGIRPDPDKVAAIVNMPPPHDVPTLRSYLGAINYYGKYVKEMRTLRQPMDELLKAENKFNWSSACQKSFDRFREILQSPLLLTHYNPSMDIVVSADASSVGLGARIAHKFPDGSVKAIYHVSRSLTAAETNYSQVEKEGLALVFAVTRFHRMLFGRKFTLETDHKPLLQIFGSKKGIPTYTANRLQRWALTLLLYDFEICYISTDSFGHADVLSRLINSHVRPEEEYVIASLELEHSIRTTINDSLQAFPLSFKVIQGATKSDDCLLRTIRFVNEGWPSNKGTISDPATQQFYLRREHLSIVAGCLMYGERLVIPSTCRKKVLQQLHKGHPGVERMRSIARQYVYWPNIDDDVSRLVRSCNECASVAKTDRKTNLESWPKPAKPWQRLHLDFAGPLDGSYFLILVDSFTKWPEVVRTNNITTATTLRILRGIFARYGQPETLVTDNGTQLTSDKFEAYCSANGIVHLKTAPYHPQSNGLAERFVDTFKRTLKKITAGGETLDEAIDSFLLCYRSTPCRSAPDGKSPGELMYGRPIRTSLELLRPPTPYNEPSKDQAKQFNRKHGTKAREYHPQDLVWTKAYSANTWTWTPGKVIERIGSVMYNIWLPSKQNLVRSHCNQMRKRYESEDNTQLSSTPIHAQVPLAILLDSWGLRNTIPEPEVESSQPVSPLPAALLEDLQPVPQRRQRTPQTNLQQQSIPTRQSSRVRRLPVRYEPYSLY